GCCCTCGGGGGGCAGCGGCGACAACCATGCCTTGCTCGAGGCGATGACCCGACGAGCGGGCAGCATCGCCAGGGCGCCACCGCCGGTGCCCTCCCCGAGCAGCACCGAGACGCTCGGGACGGTCAGAGCGGTCATGTCCGCGATCGAGCGGGCGATCTCGCCGGCCAGCGCGCCCTCCTCCGCGTGCGGGGAGAGATCCGCGCCGGGGGTGTCGATGACGGTGACCAGGGGCAACCCCAGCTCGGTGGCCATGACCATCCCGCGCCGCGCCTCACGCAACGCGGCCGGGCCCATCGACTCGGCGACCTGGTAGCGCCGATCCTGCCCGACGAGCACGCACGGACGCCCACCGAAGGAGGCCAGCGCCAGCATCACGCCCTTGTCCGACTCCCCGTACCCCGTGCCGTTGAGCGGGATGACGTCGTCCGCGGCGTACCGCAGCAGCTCGCGCACACCGGGGCGGTCCTCCCGTCGCGTCACCGTGATCGCCGACCAGAGATCGTCGATCTCCTCCTGCGTCGGCTCCGGCCGGGAGACGAAGGGGCTGATCTGCCAGACCGGGTCCTCACCCTCCGCGGCCGGGGAGCCGGGGGAGGCATCCCGGGCCACGGGATGCGCGTGCCGCTCGGTGGTCGCCGACAGCAGCGTCAGTGCCCGGGCGGCGATCCCGGCGAGCTGGTCGGTGGGCACGACGGCGTCGACGATGCCCTTGTCGACAAGGTTCTCCGCGAGCTGCACGCCCGACGGGAAGGGCTCGCCGTTGACCGTCTCGTAGACGACCGGGCCGAGGAAGCCGATCAGCGCCTCCGGCTCGGCGATCGTCATGTGCCCCAAGGACCCCCACGACGCGAAGACCCCACCGGTCGTGGGGTGACGCAGGTAGACCAGGTAGGGCAGACCGGCCGCCTTGTGCGCGACGACGGCCGCGGAGATGTCGACCATCGTCACGAAGGCGGGCGTGCCCTCCTGCATGCGCGTGCCACCACTCGCGGTCGCGGCGACCAGCGGCAGACGCTCGGTCGTGGCCCGCCGGACCGCGGCGACGATCCGCCCGGCGGCGGCGCGGCCGATGGAGCCCCCGAGGAAGCGGAACTCACCGACGATCAGGGCGACGTCGTGCCCGTGGATCCGGGCGGACCCGGTGATCACCGACTCGTCCGTGCCGGCCCGCTCGGCGGCACGCTCGAGCGAGGCGAGGTAGGTCTCGTCCAGGCCGGCGAGATCGAGGGGCTCGTCCCAGGAGACGAAGGTGCCTGCGTCGACGACCGTGTCGATCATTTCGTGGGCAGTCAGGCGAGCGGAACTCATGCCGTGATCCTGCCAGTCGCCGCGCTGGGTACTCTTGCGCCGTGCTTGTGCCCTTGACCACTGCCGTGATCGTGGCCGTCGGCGTGCTCGCGGTGATGGCTCTGGTCTACATGATCGTCGACCGCCTCGTCGACGACGGGATGCTGCTCGTCACCGCGATCGTCGAGCTCTCCCTGCTCGTCCTGGCGGTCGTCAGCGCGTTCGCACAGGCCCGGGTCACCGGGACCGGGCAGGGCGCGACGATGCTCGCCTACGCCCTGACCCTGCCGCTCATCCCGCCGGTCGTCGTCTTCATCGCGCTGAAGGAGAAGACCCGCTGGGCCATGGGCGTGGTCATCGCCGGTGCCTTCACCGTCGGCGTCATGGCCTACCGCATCCTGCAGATCTGGAACCTCCATGGCCCCGTCTGAGGTGCGCACCGGCACCGGACCGGGCCGCGTCGTCGTCGCCGTGTACGCCGTGCTCGCGCTCGCCGCGACCGGCCGCTCGATCCTGCAGGTGACCGAGTACTTCGACCGGGCACCCCTGGCCTACGTGCTCTCCTCGCTCGCGGCCGTGATCTACATCGTCGCGACCATCGCCCTGGCGAAGGGGGGTGCCACCGGCGCCCGCATCGCCACCGGCGCGATCCTCGTCGAGGCGATCGGGGTGCTCACCGTGGGCACCCTGTCCTACCTGGCGCCCGAGCTCTTCCCGGACAAGACCGTCTGGTCCCACTACGGCTCCGGTTACGGCTACGCGCCGCTCGTCCTCCCCTTCGTGGGGCTGTGGTGGATCCGCCGGGTCCGTCGGGTCCAGCGCGCCCGCCGCGGCGCGGGGGAGTGACGGGGGCCACCCCCTTCGCCCGGGAGGTGAGACACCCACCCACCCGCGCGGAGCCGTTGTCTATGCTCCGTGGCAGGTCTTGAGTGCCAGTGTCCAAGCCCCGGCTTGCTGGCCGGCAACCCTCCTCCGCGGTGGGGTGCCCCGGGAGACGACCAGGGACGTGGCGACCGCCACGCTCAAGCGCGCACCACACCAGGAGCACAGACATGTCCGACCCGTCCACGTGGAGCTTCGAGACCAAGCAGATCCACGCCGGCCAGGCTCCCGACCCGACGACCGGCTCGCGGGCACTGCCGATCCACCAGACGACGTCCTTCGTCTTCCCCGACACCGAGACCGCGAAGAACCGCTTCGCGCTCTCCGAGCTCGGCCCGATCTACACCCGGATCACCAACCCGACGCAGGAGGCGGTCGAGAACAAGATCGCCGCGCTCGAGGGGGGTGTCGGTGCCCTGCTCGTCTCGTCCGGCATGTCCGCGACCTCGATGGCGCTGATGAACGTCGCCGAGGCCGGTGACCACATCGTCGCCAGCGCTGCGCTCTACGGCGGGACGATCAACCTCTTCCAGCACACGCTGCCGAAGTTCGGCATCGAGGTGACCCTCGTGGAGGACCCGGGCGACCTCGAGCAGTGGAAGGCCGCCGTCAAGCCGAACACGAAGGCCTTCTTCGGCGAGACCATCGGCAACCCGAAGGACGTCGTGCTGGACGTCGCCGGGATCGCGGGGGTCGCGCACGAGGCGGGCGTGCCGCTGGTCGTCGACAACACCATCGCCACCCCGTACAACCTGCGTCCGATCGAGCACGGCGCGGACATCGTCGTGCACTCCGCGACGAAGTTCCTCGGCGGTCACGGCACCTCGATCGCCGGCGTCATCGTCGACGGCGGGTCGTTCGACTTCGCCGCCGACCCGGAGAAGTTCCCGGGCTTCAACCAGCCGGACGAGAGCTACCACGGCCTGCGCTACGGCCCGGACCTCGGCGTGGGCGGCGCCCTGGGGGCCAACCTCGCCTTCATCCTCAAGGCACGGGTGCAGCTGCTGCGCGACCTCGGCCAGGCCGTCTCGCCGTTCAACGCCTTCCTCATCGGGACGGGCATCGAGACGCTCAGCCTGCGGATGGAGCGGCACCTGGCGAACACCGCGACGGTCGTCGACTTCCTCGGTGGTCACGCGCAGGTCGAGAAGGTCATCTGGGCCTCGCTGCCGACCAGCGCCAGCCACGAGACCGCGAAGAAGTACACGCCGAAGGGAGCCGGCTCGATCATCTCCTTCGAGATCGCCGGTGGCCTCGAGGCGGGCCGGAAGTTCGTCGAGGGACTGACCCTGCACAGCCACCTGGCCAACATCGGTGACGTGCGCTCTCTGGTCATCCACCCCGCCTCGACGACCCACTCGCAGGGCCCGGAGGAGGACCGCCTCGCCGCGGGCGTCACCCCCGGCCTGGTGCGACTGTCCGTCGGCCTGGAGAACCCCGACGACATCATCGCCGACCTCGAGGAGGGCTTCGCCGCCGCGACGGCCTGACCCTCGAAGCACCCCGCCGCGGGGCCTGTGGAGAAGTCCACGGGCCCCGCGGCGTTGTTGTCTAGCGTTGCCGACATGGGTGGCTACGGGATCTCGATCGACGGTGACGGCATCGCCCAGCTCGGCGATCGCCTCGGGAGCATCGCCGACCTGCTGGAGGAGGCGGCGGCGCGCACGTCCGAGCTGGCCGTCTACGGGTTCCCGTCCGGCACCGGCGAGCGCGCCATGGACGGCGTTCTCGGTGACCAGGAGCTGGTCCGGGTCGAGGTGTGCGACCGGCTGCGTGCACTGCGCGAGCTGGCCCACCAGGCCGGTGACTGCTTCATCAGCACCGAGCAGCTGATCGACCGGCGATTCCGGGGAGCCTCCTGATGGCGCTGCAGTTCTTCCGCACGGAGCTCGGCGACCCGGACCGGATCCGGGCCGAGGCACGGAGGTTGGCTGCCCGGGCGGCGGCCCTGCGGGAGGCGGCCGCACGGTTGCACGAGGTCTCGACGAAGGGAGTGTGGGAGTCCCCCTCGGGCGTGGCCTTCGCCGAGCAGGTCGGTGAGGTCCCGCAGACCCTGCAGCATCTCGCGACCACGCTGGAGGAGAGCGCGCAGGTGATCGCGCCCTACGCCGACCTGCTCGCCGAGTCGCAGCGGGTGATGACCAGGGAGCGCGCGGCCTACGACCACCACGTCGAGGAGTCGAACCGGCTCGCTGCGCAACGGGCGGGCATGTCGCCCGAGGACCCCGACTACGCACGGGTCGACCGGCAGTGGCGCGACGCGGCCGACCAGCGGGAGTTCGCCAAACGGCGCTACCAGAGCGAGGGGGAGCAGGCGACGCTCGACGAGGAGACCATGGCGCGGCGGCTCGACGACCTCGCCTCGAGCTCGACCGACCCGTGGGGCTACGACCTCTTCGAGGGGCTGAGTGCTCTGGGTCGCAGCGGTGCCGTCGACAACCTCGCCATCGACGTCGTGCCGGTCCTGCGACCGATCGGGCTGCTGCAGTTCGCGGACCCGATCGGCACGCTCGGCCTGCGTGCGCTCTACGACCAGGGCAGCTACTCGGGCGCCGGGAAGGCAGCGTGGCAGGCCCTGCGCAACGTGGTGAAGGTCCCCGTGGGCGCCGGCGCCACGGCCGACCAGGCGGTGCGGAGAACCAGACGCGCGAGTGAGACGGCCGCGGCGAAGGCTCGCCACGGCAACCCCGTCCGAGCGTCCGGGAGCGCACCGAAGCGCCTGCGGCACAAGGCCGGGGCCAGGGCCAAGCAGACGACGGCAGGAGCGAGGGTCCGCGCCGCACACGCTGCCCGGGACGCCTTCGACGACGCCACCGGCATCCGACTGATCACCAACATGACCTCCGACTGGGCGGCGATCGCCGGGGCGGGCCACGTGACCACGGGCGTGCACGTCCTGAAGTACTCCGTGGCCTCAGCGGACAAGGTCGACAGCACGATCCGGACCGCCCGGACGACCGGCCAGACGATCAGGAACCGCCGGAAGCCACCCGGTGGAGGTGGACGCGCCGACGACTGACCAGCGAGTCGGTAGCCACACGAAAAGACATTGCCCGAGCGGCCCCGAGGGCGCAGGATCGGCTGCATGACCTCAGACGCGCACGCCCCGAGCCCCGTCGCCGTGCGCCGGGTCGACCCGGACAACGCCGCCGAGCTCGACGCCGTCCTCGACATGGACCAGCTCGTCTGGGCCGACGACCTGCGCACCCCGCGCTCCCAGGCGCTGGCCGACACCCCCGGCCGGGCCGCGTGGATCGCCTCGATCGACGGCGAGGACGCCGGTATCGCCGCCTCCTGGGACGTCGAGCTGTCGATCCCCGCGGGAGGTGGGGGTGCCTCCCTTCGACCGGTCGAGGGCCTGACCTGGGTCGGCGTGCACCCCGACCACCGACGCCGGGGCGTGCTCACTGCGCTCATCCGTGAGCACCTCCGCTGGACCCGGGACGAGCAGGGTCGCTCGATCAGCGTCCTCAAGGCCTCCGAGCCGGGGATCTACGGCCGCTTCGGCTACGGCGTGACCAGCTCGACGGTGATGTCCTCCTTCGGGCGCGGCACGACCTTCGACGCGCCGCCCGCGGTCCGGCAGGTCGCCGACACGACCACCCTGCGTACCACCACGGCGGGCCCCGAGCAGGGGAGGCGCTGGCACCAGCTGGCGAGGACGTGCGCCCGCACCGGCGCCGGACACATCGTGCGCAGCCTGCCGGACTGCGAGCGGCTGCTCGTCGACCACCCCGAGAGCCGAGGGCCCCGCGAGCCCGCCCGGCTGCTGTGGGCCACCCGGGACGGCCACGACGTCGGCGCCGCGCACTTCCACCGCACGCCGACGTGGACGCACGGGAAGCCGGACGGCACCGTCGGCGTCTTCTTCCTCATCTCCACCGACGCGGGCGCGCGGCTGGCGATCGCCGAGCGTCTCGTCGACATCGACCTGATGGGCACCACCGAGTACTGGGTGGCTCCCGACGACGCCCTCGCGCTGTGGCTGCCCTCGCCCCGGTCCGTCGGAGGCAGCGGGATGGCCGACAACCTCTGGCTGCGGCTCGTGGACCTGCCGGTCGCGGTCACCGAGCGCGGTCACGCCGCCGACCTGGACGTCGTGGTGGAGGTGCGGGACAGGATCCTGACGGACAACACCGGCACCTGGCGCTGGAGCGCCACCGGCGGCGTGGGGACGTGTGTCGACACCGCGGAGGGTGCCGACATCACTCTCGACATCGGTGACCTCGGCGCGGTGTGGCTCGGTGGTCAGACCCTCGGCGCGCGGGCCGCCGCCGGCTTCGTCACCGAGCACCGCCCCGGCGCCGTGGCCGAGCTCGACGCCGCCCTGCGCACGCCCGTCGGCCCGGTCGGGACGATCGACTTCTGACCGGAACGCCAGCGCACGTATCGTGAGCGCCATGCCCACCCCCGTCCGTGAACCCGTTGCGGCGGAGGACCTGCACTACCCCGAGGAGCTACCGGTCGTCGCCCGCAGGGACGACATCGCCGAGGCCATCCGCGAGCACCAGGTCGTGATCGTCGCTGGAGAGACCGGGTCCGGCAAGACCACCCAGCTGCCCAAGATCGCCCTCGAGGTCGGCTGCGGCACCACCGGCCAGATCGGGCACACCCAGCCCCGTCGCATCGCCGCCCGGTCCGTCGCCGAGCGCATCGCGCACGAGATGCAGGTCGAGCTCGGTGGGCTCATCGGCTACCAGGTGCGCTTCGCCGACCACAGCAGCGACGCGACCGCGGTCAAGGTGATGACCGACGGCATCCTGCTGAACGAGATGCAGCGCGACCGGGAGCTGCGCCGCTACGACACGATCATCATCGACGAGGCGCACGAGCGCTCGCTGAACATCGACTTCATCCTCGGTTACCTCAAGCAGCTGCTGCCGCGCCGACCCGACCTGAAGGTCATCATCACCTCGGCGACGATCGACCCCGAGCGCTTTGCCGCCCACTTCCGCGACGCCGACGGTGAGCCCGCCCCGATCATCGAGGTGTCCGGGCGCACCTACCCGGTCGAGGTCCGCTACCGCCCGCTGGGTGAAGACGATGGTGAGGACGGCGACGGTGATGGTGACATCGACCAGGTCACCGGCATCTGCCGGGCCGTCGAGGAGCTGTGGACGGAGTCAACGAGCACAGCGGATGGCGTCCGAGACATTCTCGTCTTCCTCTCCGGCGAGCGGGAGATCCGTGACGCGCAGGAGGCCCTGACGTCGATGCACCTGCCGGATACCGAGATCGTCCCGCTCTTCGCCCGGCTGTCCGCGGCCGAGCAGCACCGGGTCTTCTCCTCGCACCCCGGGCGCCGGATCGTGCTGGCCACCAATGTCGCCGAGACCTCGCTGACCGTGCCCGGCATCCGCTACGTCATCGACGTCGGCACGGCCCGCATCTCGCGCTACTCCCAGCGCACCAAGGTCCAGCGCCTGCCGATCGAGCGCGTCTCCCGGGCCTCGGCCAACCAGCGCGCCGGCCGCTGCGGGCGCATCGCCGAGGGCATCTGCATCCGCCTGTACTCGCAGGAGGACTTCGAGTCGCGCCCCGAGTTCACCGACCCGGAGATCCTGCGCACCAACCTCGCCAGCGTCATCCTGCAGATGACCTCCCTCGGCCTCGGGGACGTGGCCCGCTTCCCCTTCGTGGAACCACCGGATGCGCGCCAGATCACCGACGGCGTCCGCCTCCTGCAGGAGCTGCAGGCCGTCGACACCGAGCGGACCGCGCCCACGGGGGCGAAGGGGGGCACCCGCGGGCGGCGCGGCGGCGGCCGGCGCCTGACGCCGACCGGCAAGACCCTCGCCCGACTGCCGCTCGATCCGCGCCTGGGACGGATGCTCATCGAGGCCGACCGACTGGGCTGCACCACCGAGGTACTGGTCATCGTCGCCGCGATGTCGATCCAGGACCCACGCGAACGGCCTGTCGACAAGCGTGCGCAGGCCGACCAGCAGCACGCGCGCTTCCGGCAGGAGGGGTCGGACTTCGCCGGCTGGTGGAACCTGTGGACCTACCTGAAGGACCAGCAGAAGGCCTTGTCCGGCAGCGCCTTCCGCCGGATGTGCAAGCGCGAGTACCTGCACTACCTGCGCATCCGCGAATGGCAGGACCTGCACGCCCAGCTCGTGCGCGCCGCCAAGCAGCGCAAGCTCGACACCAGGCAGCGCACCGTCGCCCACGACGCCGAGCCGGACTGGGACACCATCCACCAGGCACTGCTGACCGGCCTGCTCAGCCACGTCGGCCTGCGGGACGAGGAGAAGCGCGACTACCTCGGCGCCCGCGGCGCCCGCTTCTCCATCCAGCCGGGGACGACCAACTTCAAGCGACAACCCCCCTTCGTCATGGCGGGGGAGCTCGTCGAGACCTCGCGGCTGTGGGCCCGCTCGAGCGCCCGGATCGACCCCGTCTGGGCCGAGCGGGCCGGCGCCCACCTGGTCAAGCGGACCTACTCCGAGCCGCGCTGGAGCAAGAAGGCCGCGTCGGTCCTGGCGACCGAGCGGGTGACCCTCTTCGGCGTGCCGCTCGTCGTCGGTCGACCTGTCTCCTACGGCAGGATCGACCCCGTCGTCAGCCGGGAGCTGTTCATCCGACACGCGCTCGTCGAGGGCGACTGGGACGGCCGGCACGACTTCCTCGCAGCCAACCGCACGCTGGTGCGCCGCCTCGAGCAGCTCGAGGAGCGGGCCCGCCGCCGCGACCTGCTCGTCGACGAGGAGGACATCGCCGCGTTCTACGACGAGCGCCTCCCCGCGGAGATCGTCTCCGGCGCGCACTTCGACTCGTGGTGGAAGAAGGCGCGCCACGAGCAGCCCGAGCTGCTCACCCTCACCGAGGAGCTGCTCACCCGCACCGGCGCCGAGGCGGTGAGCACGAGCGACTACCCGAAGCGCTGGCGCAGCGACGGCCTCGAGCTCGCCGTCACCTACCAGTTCGAGCCCGGCCAGGAGGACGACGGCGTCACCGTGCACGTGCCGGTCGCCGTGCTCAACCAGCTGACCCCGGACGGCTTCGACTGGCAGGTGCCGGGCCTGCGCGCCGAGCTCGTGGCGGCTCTGATCAAGTCCCTGCCCAAGGCCACGCGCCGCCACCTCGTGCCCGCCCCCGACCACGCCCGCGCCGCCCTGGCCGAGCTCGACCCGGACGCCGGGACTGCGATCACCGGTCAGCTGTCGAGCGTTCTGGGCCGACGTGCCGGGGTGCGCATCGACGAGGGGGAGTGGGACTGGACGAAGGTCCCGGACCACCTGCGCGTGACCTTCGCCGTCGAGGACCAGCGCCGTCGGCGCCTCGGACGCGGCAAGGACCTCACCGAGCTCGCCGAGCAGATGGCCGGCCACCTGCAGCAGCGGATGTCGCGCGCCGGCGCCTCCATCGAGCGCACCGGCCTGACCGGCTGGGACATCGACGACCTGCCGGAGACCTTCACCACCAGGGCGGGCAAGCACACCGTGGTCGGCTACCCCGCCCTCGTGGACGACGGGGGATCGGTCGCCCTGCGCGTGCTGCCCGACGAGCAGCAGGCCCGTGCCGCGCACCGCGACGGAGTGCGCCGCCTGCTCCTGCTGAACACCAGCCCACCCTGGAAGCGCGTCCTCGCCCGCCTGACCAATGCGCAGAAGCTCGCTCTCGCGGACAATCCGCACGGCTCCGTCCCCACGCTCCTCGAGGACGCGCTCGCCGCCGCCGTCGACGACATCGTCGCCCAGCACGTCGACGGGCCGGTGCGCACCAACGCCGCCTTCGAGGAGGCGTTGGCCGCCACCCGCACGCACGTCGCCCAGCGGGTGCTGACGATCGTCGCCGAGGTCGAGCCGGTGCTCGCCCAGCGAAGCGAGGTGCTGCGGCTGCTGGACCGGATGCAGGCCCCGACGCTGACGGCGACCGTGGCCGATGCCCGCGCCCAGCTCGACGGGCTGGTGCGACCCGACTTCATCGCCGACACCGGCGTGGCGAGGCTGCCCGACCTGCGCCGCTACCTGCGCGGGATCCTCGTCCGCCTGGAGCGGGCCGCGGAGAACCCGCGTCGTGACGCCGGCCACCGGGAGGCGATCGACTCCGTGGAGTCCGCCTACGCCGACCTGCTCGAGGCGTTGACCCCCCTTCGTCGTCGGGCGCAGGACGTCGTCGACATCGGCTGGATGATCGAGGAGCTGCGCGTCTCCCTCTTCGCCCAGTCCCTGGGGACCGCCTACTCGGTCTCCGCGAAACGCGTGCGCGCCGCCATCGCCGCGGTCCCCACCTGATACGAACTGCTGCAGGCTCGAGTTCGTATTGCCAGCCGCAGCACGAGGTGCTGCTGACTCAACGAAGTGCTGCCAGCAGCACTTCGTCGGGGCTCCGCGGATGGAATGGCTCCACCGGCGCGGATGTTGACACAATGGATGAAGAACCGACAAGGAGGACCTGACGTGGCCGAGCGCCTCTACCGTTACGAGGTCGACACCGATCCCGCTTCCCTCGAGCCGGGGCCGATGATCGTCGCCTTCGACGGCTTCTTCGACGCCGGGATGGCCCAGCGCCTCCTCGTCGACCACCTCCTCGAGGTGAGCGAGCCGACCGTCGTCGCATCCTTCGACGTGGACTCCCTCGTGGACTACCGCAGTCGGCGGCCGGTGGTGACCTTCGACGCCAACCGGTACACCGACTACAACGACCCGGCGCTGGTGCTGTACCGCCTGGACGACCGGGACGGGCAGAGCTACTACATCCTCACCGGTCCGGAGCCGGACTACCGGTGGGAGGCGATGATCCGCGCGGTCACCACGCTCATGGACGAAGTCGGAATCACCCTGGCGGTGCACGCCCACGGCATCCCCATGGCGGTGCCGCACACCCGGCCGGTCGGCATGACGGTCCACGGCAGCGACGAGCGCCTCATCGGCGAGCACAAGCCGGTCTTCGGCACCGTCCAGGTCCCGGCGAGCCTGGCCGCCCTGCTCGAGCTGCGGCTGGGGGAGTCCGGCCGCGATGCCGTCGGTTTCAGCCTGCACGTGCCGCACTACCTCGCCCAGTCGACCTTCCACGACGCGGCACTGACCGCGCTCAACGCGATCGTCGACGTCACCGGCCTCAACCTGGCCAACGACGCACTCGCGGAGGCCGCCCGCGAGGGTCGGCTGCAGATCGAGCGTGAGGTCGAGGAGAACGACGAGGTCCGCGAGGCCGTCCAGGCGCTCGAGCGCCAGTACGACGTGCACCTGCGCGGGCTCGAGCGGCCCAGCCTGCTCGCCGGCGAGGGGCAGGACCTGCCCTCCGCGGACCAACTCGGCGCGGAGTTCGAGGACTTCCTGCGCACCCGGGACGACTCCTCCGACTCCCAGTAGCTACGTCGCCTCGGACCACCGCCGCACGAGCGAGGTGTCGGCGACGAAGCGCACCTGCTCGCCGCCCAGCCAGCGCCGTGCCGCGTCGGTGAGCGCTTGGTCGACCGCTGCCGCGGCCTGCTCGGCGTGCTCCTGCGGGACGTGGACGAGCAGCTCGTCGTGCAGGCACAGCACGATCCGGGAGGGAAGGGGGCGCACCGCCACCCGCACGGTCGCCGCCCAGGCCTTGAACAGCTCGGCCGCCGACCCCTGGATCACGGCGTTGCGCGCGAATCGGCCGCGTGCAGCGGAGACGGCTTCGCCCCCGTCATGCTCGTTGCCACCACCGCCGGGATGGTCCGTGCGCACGAGACGCCCGCCGAAGGTCACCACCGGCTCCCCGCGCCGGCCGGCCTCCTGCGCCCGCTGCAGGTGCGCCATCGCCACCGGGTACTCCCGCTCGAGCCCGCGCAGCGCCTCCGCGGCCGGGCCGGAGCGCTGGCCGTACATTGCCGCGAGCACGGCGATCTTCGCGATCGAGCGCTCCACCCCCAGCTGCGCGGCGACAGGGGAGTAGAGGTCGTCCTCGCGGGTCGCCGCGGCAAAGGCCGGGTCGCCCGAGACCGCCGCCAGCACCCGCGGCTCGACCTGCCCGAGGTCGGCGCGCACGAAGACCCAGCCGTCATCGGCGGCGACCGCCGACCGCAGCTCGGCGGGCAGGTTGTGCAGCCCGGCCTGCGCGGTCATCCGGCCGGCCGCGCCGTCGCAGGCCGCCCACCGGCCGCGCAACCGGTCATCGCTGCCGACGTGCTCGCGCAGCCACCGCCAGCCGTAGGTGGTCGCGATCCGTTCCTTCTTGCGCCACTCGAGCAGCGCCGGGACCACCGGGTGGGCGCTCACCTGGGCCTCGAGGACCCACTTGCGGGTCGAGGGCACGTCGACGCCGGCGCGGGCGAGCATCGTCTTGACCTGGGCCGGGTTGCGCAGGTCGACGTGACCCGTGCCCGGCAGCGCAGCGAGGACCGGTGCGTCGCGCACCTGCCGGGACGCGAGCTCCTCGGCGACGTCGTGCGGCTCGGGGCCGGCAGCCGCGGTGACCAGTCGGCGCGCAGCCTCCCGGTCGATGGGCAGGCCGGCGGCCTCCAGCTCGACACACAGGACCGCGGCAGC
The DNA window shown above is from Janibacter sp. A1S7 and carries:
- the hrpA gene encoding ATP-dependent RNA helicase HrpA, producing the protein MPTPVREPVAAEDLHYPEELPVVARRDDIAEAIREHQVVIVAGETGSGKTTQLPKIALEVGCGTTGQIGHTQPRRIAARSVAERIAHEMQVELGGLIGYQVRFADHSSDATAVKVMTDGILLNEMQRDRELRRYDTIIIDEAHERSLNIDFILGYLKQLLPRRPDLKVIITSATIDPERFAAHFRDADGEPAPIIEVSGRTYPVEVRYRPLGEDDGEDGDGDGDIDQVTGICRAVEELWTESTSTADGVRDILVFLSGEREIRDAQEALTSMHLPDTEIVPLFARLSAAEQHRVFSSHPGRRIVLATNVAETSLTVPGIRYVIDVGTARISRYSQRTKVQRLPIERVSRASANQRAGRCGRIAEGICIRLYSQEDFESRPEFTDPEILRTNLASVILQMTSLGLGDVARFPFVEPPDARQITDGVRLLQELQAVDTERTAPTGAKGGTRGRRGGGRRLTPTGKTLARLPLDPRLGRMLIEADRLGCTTEVLVIVAAMSIQDPRERPVDKRAQADQQHARFRQEGSDFAGWWNLWTYLKDQQKALSGSAFRRMCKREYLHYLRIREWQDLHAQLVRAAKQRKLDTRQRTVAHDAEPDWDTIHQALLTGLLSHVGLRDEEKRDYLGARGARFSIQPGTTNFKRQPPFVMAGELVETSRLWARSSARIDPVWAERAGAHLVKRTYSEPRWSKKAASVLATERVTLFGVPLVVGRPVSYGRIDPVVSRELFIRHALVEGDWDGRHDFLAANRTLVRRLEQLEERARRRDLLVDEEDIAAFYDERLPAEIVSGAHFDSWWKKARHEQPELLTLTEELLTRTGAEAVSTSDYPKRWRSDGLELAVTYQFEPGQEDDGVTVHVPVAVLNQLTPDGFDWQVPGLRAELVAALIKSLPKATRRHLVPAPDHARAALAELDPDAGTAITGQLSSVLGRRAGVRIDEGEWDWTKVPDHLRVTFAVEDQRRRRLGRGKDLTELAEQMAGHLQQRMSRAGASIERTGLTGWDIDDLPETFTTRAGKHTVVGYPALVDDGGSVALRVLPDEQQARAAHRDGVRRLLLLNTSPPWKRVLARLTNAQKLALADNPHGSVPTLLEDALAAAVDDIVAQHVDGPVRTNAAFEEALAATRTHVAQRVLTIVAEVEPVLAQRSEVLRLLDRMQAPTLTATVADARAQLDGLVRPDFIADTGVARLPDLRRYLRGILVRLERAAENPRRDAGHREAIDSVESAYADLLEALTPLRRRAQDVVDIGWMIEELRVSLFAQSLGTAYSVSAKRVRAAIAAVPT
- a CDS encoding proteasome assembly chaperone family protein, with the protein product MAERLYRYEVDTDPASLEPGPMIVAFDGFFDAGMAQRLLVDHLLEVSEPTVVASFDVDSLVDYRSRRPVVTFDANRYTDYNDPALVLYRLDDRDGQSYYILTGPEPDYRWEAMIRAVTTLMDEVGITLAVHAHGIPMAVPHTRPVGMTVHGSDERLIGEHKPVFGTVQVPASLAALLELRLGESGRDAVGFSLHVPHYLAQSTFHDAALTALNAIVDVTGLNLANDALAEAAREGRLQIEREVEENDEVREAVQALERQYDVHLRGLERPSLLAGEGQDLPSADQLGAEFEDFLRTRDDSSDSQ
- a CDS encoding carboxyl transferase domain-containing protein — protein: MSSARLTAHEMIDTVVDAGTFVSWDEPLDLAGLDETYLASLERAAERAGTDESVITGSARIHGHDVALIVGEFRFLGGSIGRAAAGRIVAAVRRATTERLPLVAATASGGTRMQEGTPAFVTMVDISAAVVAHKAAGLPYLVYLRHPTTGGVFASWGSLGHMTIAEPEALIGFLGPVVYETVNGEPFPSGVQLAENLVDKGIVDAVVPTDQLAGIAARALTLLSATTERHAHPVARDASPGSPAAEGEDPVWQISPFVSRPEPTQEEIDDLWSAITVTRREDRPGVRELLRYAADDVIPLNGTGYGESDKGVMLALASFGGRPCVLVGQDRRYQVAESMGPAALREARRGMVMATELGLPLVTVIDTPGADLSPHAEEGALAGEIARSIADMTALTVPSVSVLLGEGTGGGALAMLPARRVIASSKAWLSPLPPEGASAILFKDTDHAPLLAARQRVGAQQMLEDGLVDVIVPEEPAAHEDPEGFAAAIGAAIAEQINDLL
- a CDS encoding GNAT family N-acetyltransferase, producing MTSDAHAPSPVAVRRVDPDNAAELDAVLDMDQLVWADDLRTPRSQALADTPGRAAWIASIDGEDAGIAASWDVELSIPAGGGGASLRPVEGLTWVGVHPDHRRRGVLTALIREHLRWTRDEQGRSISVLKASEPGIYGRFGYGVTSSTVMSSFGRGTTFDAPPAVRQVADTTTLRTTTAGPEQGRRWHQLARTCARTGAGHIVRSLPDCERLLVDHPESRGPREPARLLWATRDGHDVGAAHFHRTPTWTHGKPDGTVGVFFLISTDAGARLAIAERLVDIDLMGTTEYWVAPDDALALWLPSPRSVGGSGMADNLWLRLVDLPVAVTERGHAADLDVVVEVRDRILTDNTGTWRWSATGGVGTCVDTAEGADITLDIGDLGAVWLGGQTLGARAAAGFVTEHRPGAVAELDAALRTPVGPVGTIDF
- a CDS encoding bifunctional o-acetylhomoserine/o-acetylserine sulfhydrylase, whose protein sequence is MSDPSTWSFETKQIHAGQAPDPTTGSRALPIHQTTSFVFPDTETAKNRFALSELGPIYTRITNPTQEAVENKIAALEGGVGALLVSSGMSATSMALMNVAEAGDHIVASAALYGGTINLFQHTLPKFGIEVTLVEDPGDLEQWKAAVKPNTKAFFGETIGNPKDVVLDVAGIAGVAHEAGVPLVVDNTIATPYNLRPIEHGADIVVHSATKFLGGHGTSIAGVIVDGGSFDFAADPEKFPGFNQPDESYHGLRYGPDLGVGGALGANLAFILKARVQLLRDLGQAVSPFNAFLIGTGIETLSLRMERHLANTATVVDFLGGHAQVEKVIWASLPTSASHETAKKYTPKGAGSIISFEIAGGLEAGRKFVEGLTLHSHLANIGDVRSLVIHPASTTHSQGPEEDRLAAGVTPGLVRLSVGLENPDDIIADLEEGFAAATA